A window of Azospirillum lipoferum 4B contains these coding sequences:
- the ptsP gene encoding phosphoenolpyruvate--protein phosphotransferase has protein sequence MTAITLAAPLAGWAMPLAEVPDPAFAQGLVGTGMAIDPTVNELRSPCDGVVLSVHRARHACTLRAASGAEVLLHLGVDTVGLNGEGFTAHVGDGQAVKAGDLLISFDMDLVGSRAQSLVSMMVVVNDGFTVDGQSVDREIAVGEPAMTVHGGSGADAALPFATPDSDETGERSVVLPIANGLHARPAAALVAATKAYPGTVTIHCRDRSANAKSVVALMGLGTVLGDRLTVRAAGPGAQDMAVSIAVLIEGGLGDPVVDTAAAPAATAAAPVAATPAAPAAQPAEEIGPPFAPGEEVLLKGTIAVPGQAVGSVVRRFRSAVRVAEEGAGPAVEEPRLHRALDSVIAELGRSAERMPEHAAIFQAHRELLDDPELLDGALADIRAGKSAEWAWQRTARLQADALAALADPRMAERAADLRDLEQQVLTALSGKAPSVGLAELPAGSIVLADEILPSDLAGVPAGRLAGIGMAHGGPTSHAVILAAALGVPTVVALGRQAERVPDGAPVVIDGNRGELLVFPPEDMLATTRTAVAARAARREENRRSAGEECRMADGTRIEVFANLGRVSDAPGAVVEGAEGCGLLRTEFLFLERQSAPTEDEQHQQYQQIADALEGRPLVIRTLDVGGDKPLPYLPLPKEENPVLGLRGVRVGLREPELLRAQIRAILRVKPAGACRIMVPMIASPSELLAVRAMVDEERTKLGRAEPIELGAMIEVPSAALIADRIGAVADFLSIGTNDLTQYVLAMDRGNPHVAAQLDALHPGVLRLIRLAVMGAKTHDRTVAVCGGSASDPMAAPLLIGLGVTELSATPAVIADLKAFIRTLRMEDCRRVAEAALATDSADEVRRLVAEAWPAI, from the coding sequence ATGACCGCGATCACGCTTGCAGCACCGCTGGCCGGATGGGCCATGCCGCTGGCCGAAGTTCCCGACCCCGCCTTCGCCCAGGGGCTCGTCGGGACCGGCATGGCCATCGACCCGACCGTGAACGAGTTGCGCAGCCCCTGCGACGGCGTCGTGCTGTCGGTTCACCGCGCGCGCCATGCCTGCACCCTGCGGGCCGCCAGCGGGGCGGAGGTGCTGCTGCACCTGGGCGTCGACACCGTCGGGCTGAACGGCGAAGGCTTCACCGCCCATGTCGGCGACGGGCAGGCGGTGAAGGCCGGCGATCTCCTGATCAGCTTCGACATGGATCTGGTGGGAAGCCGGGCGCAGAGCCTGGTCAGCATGATGGTCGTCGTGAATGACGGCTTCACCGTCGACGGCCAGTCCGTCGACCGCGAGATCGCGGTGGGTGAGCCGGCGATGACCGTCCATGGCGGCAGCGGCGCCGATGCCGCCCTTCCCTTCGCCACCCCCGACTCGGACGAGACCGGCGAGCGCAGCGTTGTCCTGCCCATCGCCAACGGGCTGCATGCCCGGCCGGCCGCCGCCCTGGTCGCCGCCACCAAGGCTTATCCCGGAACCGTCACCATCCACTGCCGCGACCGCAGCGCGAACGCCAAGAGCGTCGTCGCCCTGATGGGGCTCGGCACCGTGCTGGGCGACCGGCTGACCGTGCGCGCCGCGGGTCCCGGCGCCCAGGACATGGCGGTGAGCATCGCCGTGCTGATCGAAGGCGGGCTGGGCGATCCGGTCGTCGACACTGCCGCGGCACCGGCCGCGACCGCTGCCGCGCCGGTTGCCGCCACCCCGGCCGCTCCTGCGGCCCAACCGGCGGAGGAGATCGGCCCGCCCTTCGCCCCCGGCGAGGAGGTTCTGCTGAAGGGCACCATCGCCGTGCCGGGTCAGGCGGTGGGCTCCGTCGTCCGCCGCTTCCGCAGCGCCGTGCGCGTGGCGGAGGAGGGCGCCGGACCGGCGGTGGAGGAACCGCGGCTGCATCGGGCGCTGGACAGCGTGATCGCGGAGCTGGGCCGCTCGGCCGAACGGATGCCGGAACACGCCGCCATCTTCCAGGCCCATCGCGAACTGCTGGACGATCCGGAACTGCTGGACGGCGCGCTCGCCGACATCCGCGCCGGCAAGAGCGCGGAATGGGCGTGGCAGCGGACGGCGCGGCTGCAGGCCGATGCGCTGGCGGCGCTGGCCGACCCGCGCATGGCGGAACGGGCGGCCGACCTGCGCGACCTGGAACAGCAGGTGCTCACCGCGCTGTCCGGCAAGGCGCCGAGCGTCGGTCTGGCGGAGCTGCCGGCCGGCAGCATCGTACTGGCCGACGAAATCCTCCCCTCCGACCTTGCCGGCGTCCCGGCGGGGCGGCTGGCCGGTATCGGCATGGCGCATGGCGGCCCGACCTCCCACGCCGTCATCCTGGCGGCGGCGCTCGGCGTGCCGACCGTGGTTGCGCTCGGCCGGCAGGCGGAGCGGGTGCCGGACGGCGCCCCCGTCGTGATCGACGGCAACCGCGGCGAACTGCTGGTCTTCCCGCCGGAGGACATGCTGGCGACCACGCGCACCGCCGTCGCCGCCCGCGCCGCGCGGCGCGAGGAGAACCGCCGCAGCGCCGGCGAGGAGTGCCGGATGGCCGACGGCACGCGGATCGAGGTGTTCGCCAATCTGGGCCGGGTCAGCGACGCCCCCGGCGCAGTGGTGGAGGGGGCGGAAGGCTGCGGCCTGCTGCGCACGGAATTCCTGTTCCTGGAACGCCAGTCCGCCCCCACGGAGGACGAGCAGCACCAGCAGTACCAGCAGATCGCCGACGCGCTGGAAGGCCGGCCGCTGGTGATCCGCACGCTGGACGTCGGCGGCGACAAGCCGCTGCCCTATCTGCCGCTGCCGAAGGAGGAGAACCCGGTGCTGGGCCTGCGCGGCGTCCGCGTCGGCCTGCGCGAACCGGAGCTTCTGCGGGCGCAGATCCGCGCCATCCTGCGGGTTAAGCCGGCAGGCGCCTGCCGCATCATGGTGCCGATGATCGCCTCGCCATCGGAACTGCTGGCGGTGCGGGCGATGGTGGATGAGGAGCGCACAAAGCTCGGCCGCGCCGAACCGATCGAGCTGGGTGCGATGATCGAGGTGCCGTCCGCGGCGCTGATCGCCGACCGCATCGGCGCCGTGGCCGATTTCCTGTCCATCGGCACCAACGACCTGACCCAGTATGTGCTGGCGATGGACCGCGGCAACCCGCATGTGGCGGCCCAACTCGACGCGCTGCATCCGGGCGTACTGCGGCTGATCCGCCTCGCGGTGATGGGGGCCAAGACCCATGACCGGACGGTCGCGGTCTGCGGCGGCTCCGCCTCCGACCCGATGGCGGCGCCGCTGCTGATCGGGCTGGGCGTGACGGAACTGTCGGCCACCCCGGCGGTGATCGCCGACCTGAAGGCCTTCATCCGCACCCTGCGCATGGAGGACTGCCGCCGCGTCGCCGAAGCGGCGCTGGCCACCGACAGCGCCGACGAGGTCCGCCGGCTGGTGGCGGAGGCGTGGCCGGCGATCTGA
- a CDS encoding DUF6502 family protein: MPTRNPETDSPKGGGLSGAAPPPAVLTAVRRVLVPLVRTLIGFGISWPMLANLLKSVYVEVAERGFALPGKPMTDSRITLLTGVHRKDVSQIRNAPPPAEAAAAAAPSFGSQVLSRWLTEAAYRDAGGRPRPLPRNAPSDGGASFETLVTGISKDIRPRALLDELLHAGLVAERPDGLLELDTAAHVPRGDLDKLAYYYGRNLADHLAASGHNLAGGVPPFLERALAYDRLSPGSIAALRREADRLGMAMLVELNRMAADLADGDAGREDANHRFTAGLYLYDEAEPPAPALKTADAGGETAPP; encoded by the coding sequence GTGCCGACCCGCAACCCCGAAACCGACAGCCCGAAGGGGGGCGGCTTGTCCGGGGCGGCTCCCCCTCCGGCCGTGCTGACGGCGGTGCGCCGGGTTCTGGTTCCGCTGGTGCGGACGCTGATCGGCTTCGGGATATCCTGGCCGATGCTGGCGAACCTGCTGAAGTCGGTGTATGTCGAGGTGGCGGAGCGAGGCTTCGCGCTGCCCGGGAAGCCGATGACCGACAGCCGCATCACCCTGCTGACCGGCGTCCACCGCAAGGACGTCAGCCAGATCCGCAACGCTCCGCCGCCGGCGGAGGCCGCCGCCGCCGCCGCGCCGTCATTCGGATCGCAGGTGTTGAGCCGCTGGCTGACCGAAGCCGCCTACCGCGATGCCGGCGGCCGGCCGCGCCCCCTGCCCCGCAATGCTCCCTCCGATGGCGGGGCCAGCTTCGAGACGCTGGTGACCGGTATCAGCAAGGACATCCGGCCTCGCGCCCTGCTGGACGAATTGCTGCATGCCGGGCTGGTGGCGGAGCGGCCGGACGGTCTGCTCGAACTCGACACCGCGGCGCATGTGCCACGGGGCGATCTGGACAAGCTCGCCTATTATTATGGCCGCAATCTTGCCGACCATCTGGCGGCGTCCGGGCACAATCTGGCCGGCGGCGTGCCGCCCTTCCTGGAACGGGCGCTGGCCTACGACCGGCTGAGCCCCGGATCCATCGCCGCCCTGCGCCGGGAGGCGGACCGGCTGGGCATGGCGATGCTGGTGGAACTGAACCGGATGGCCGCCGACCTTGCCGATGGCGATGCCGGCCGCGAGGACGCCAACCACCGCTTCACCGCCGGCCTCTACCTCTATGACGAGGCGGAACCGCCCGCTCCTGCGCTGAAAACCGCCGATGCCGGCGGGGAAACGGCGCCGCCGTGA
- a CDS encoding DUF5666 domain-containing protein has translation MTAPASPPPRRPVGILASTLTRNIVATLMLAAAGCSPLHDGSSRDGGVADRGIGGTGIAVTDRGIGGTGIVGTVTAFGSVWVNGLRVDLPPTTAVRIEGQPADPGEVRLGQTVAMTAGPGGPTGLTARTLEVRYAVAGPVERVEGGGGLVMGQRIDLADAEGTTALTPGRWVAVSGLRRPDGVVDASRVDPWNPAQGWVLRGRLDAVTPTTLTVSGVPLQRGLNLAVPPVGSLVRVAGIRAAAGASGNSALSVESDPFNPFGTTVGALSVETYVDPSGQTAIPGGPRLDMSDRGAAPARVVIDSVVTSGGGLGSSRAYGAQRLGGRSLSGADPAARAAGLARDGQRPDGPRPDGPRPDGPRPDGLRPDGPPPEGQESPNDAMRAHPGYAAPGPTPGPGRSAAGEDAGSGPARAASPPSPGASSPMNGGFGGPHRGSAGVPGSGFGRGAGPDRGPRGPGSGPGGRPGGRGGGVQ, from the coding sequence GTGACCGCTCCCGCCAGCCCCCCGCCTCGCCGCCCGGTCGGCATTCTGGCCAGCACGCTGACCCGCAACATTGTGGCAACGCTGATGCTGGCCGCCGCCGGCTGCAGTCCGCTGCACGACGGTTCCTCGCGCGATGGAGGCGTGGCGGACCGCGGGATCGGGGGAACCGGCATTGCGGTCACCGACCGCGGGATCGGCGGCACAGGAATAGTCGGCACCGTGACCGCCTTCGGCAGCGTCTGGGTCAACGGACTGCGGGTCGATCTGCCGCCGACCACCGCGGTGCGGATCGAAGGGCAGCCGGCGGATCCCGGTGAGGTCAGGCTCGGCCAGACGGTCGCAATGACCGCTGGTCCCGGCGGGCCGACCGGCCTCACCGCACGCACGCTGGAGGTCCGCTATGCCGTGGCCGGTCCGGTAGAGCGGGTGGAGGGAGGCGGCGGTCTGGTGATGGGGCAGCGCATCGACCTTGCCGATGCGGAGGGAACCACCGCGCTCACCCCCGGCCGCTGGGTCGCCGTTTCCGGCCTGCGCCGTCCGGACGGCGTCGTGGACGCCAGCCGCGTCGATCCCTGGAATCCCGCCCAGGGTTGGGTTCTGCGCGGCCGGCTGGATGCGGTCACGCCCACCACCCTGACCGTTTCCGGGGTGCCGCTCCAGCGTGGGCTGAACCTTGCCGTGCCGCCGGTCGGAAGTCTCGTGCGTGTCGCCGGAATTCGGGCTGCGGCAGGTGCCTCCGGCAATTCGGCGCTGTCGGTCGAATCCGATCCCTTCAATCCCTTCGGCACGACCGTCGGCGCACTGTCGGTCGAAACCTATGTGGATCCGTCAGGACAGACGGCGATCCCCGGCGGCCCCCGGCTGGACATGTCGGATCGCGGCGCGGCGCCGGCACGGGTGGTGATCGACAGCGTGGTGACGTCCGGCGGCGGACTCGGCAGCAGCCGCGCCTACGGCGCCCAGCGCCTGGGCGGACGGTCGCTGTCCGGCGCCGATCCCGCGGCACGCGCCGCCGGGCTGGCGCGCGACGGCCAGCGTCCGGATGGCCCCCGTCCGGATGGCCCGCGTCCGGATGGCCCGCGTCCGGATGGCCTGCGTCCCGACGGCCCGCCACCAGAGGGACAGGAAAGCCCCAACGACGCGATGCGCGCCCATCCCGGATATGCCGCTCCCGGTCCGACGCCGGGACCCGGCCGCTCAGCCGCTGGCGAAGACGCAGGATCCGGCCCGGCACGCGCCGCCAGCCCCCCCTCTCCCGGCGCATCCTCGCCAATGAATGGCGGATTCGGCGGGCCGCACAGGGGATCGGCCGGGGTGCCCGGCAGCGGCTTCGGCCGCGGCGCCGGTCCCGACAGAGGCCCACGCGGACCAGGGAGTGGACCGGGGGGTAGACCGGGCGGCCGTGGTGGTGGCGTTCAATAG
- the ptsG gene encoding PTS glucose transporter subunit IIBC, producing MALNPFAFLQKIGKSLMLPVAVLPVAGLLLGIGAANFEWMPPLLSMLMKNSGDVIFGNLPLIFAIGVALGYTENDGVSAIAATIGYIVMLATLGVMTGVWGMEPKTIMGIKSMETGVFGGILAGGLAAAMFNRFYKIALPAYLGFFAGKRFVPIITALAAIVLGVVLSVIWPPIQGGINSFSHWAAVNDPRLAATIYGFVERLLIPFGLHHIWNVPFFFEIGSFQNVDGQIVHGDIARYFAGDPTAGILSGAFLFKMFGLPAAAIAMWHAAKPENRVRVGGIMISAALTSFLTGITEPIEFSFLFLAPVLYLIHAVLAATSQFIMNSLGAHMGFTFSQGGIDFVLFNVLSPYSQKWWLVLILGPAYAAIYYVVFRYTIQALNLKTPGREDATEGGAMAATGSERARDLVLAFGGRGNISNLDACITRLRVVVRDPARVDEGKLRGMGASGILRVRDSVQAVFGTLSENLKTEMQEYLRSAGVEADGPAAVVAPVSVKPVSVPAAAPLPTDRAARIAEALGGAGNIKTLAAFATTRLRIELADAGKANAEALKRAGVRAVMEMPPNGLDLIVGNDADALAGALTELLAGGRRAAE from the coding sequence ATGGCATTGAACCCCTTTGCGTTTCTACAGAAAATCGGCAAATCGCTGATGTTGCCGGTGGCGGTTCTTCCCGTCGCCGGTCTGCTGCTGGGTATCGGTGCGGCGAATTTCGAATGGATGCCGCCGCTGCTGTCGATGCTGATGAAGAATTCGGGCGACGTGATCTTCGGGAACCTCCCGCTGATCTTCGCCATCGGCGTCGCGCTGGGATATACCGAGAATGACGGCGTGTCGGCCATTGCCGCCACCATCGGCTATATCGTGATGCTGGCCACGCTGGGCGTGATGACCGGGGTCTGGGGGATGGAGCCCAAGACCATCATGGGCATCAAGTCCATGGAAACCGGCGTGTTCGGCGGCATCCTGGCCGGCGGTCTGGCGGCGGCGATGTTCAACCGCTTCTACAAGATCGCTCTCCCGGCCTATCTCGGCTTCTTCGCCGGCAAGCGGTTCGTGCCGATCATCACCGCGCTGGCCGCCATCGTGCTGGGCGTCGTGCTGTCGGTGATCTGGCCGCCGATCCAGGGCGGCATCAACAGCTTCTCGCACTGGGCGGCGGTGAACGATCCGCGTCTGGCGGCGACCATCTACGGCTTCGTCGAACGCCTGCTGATCCCCTTCGGCCTGCACCATATCTGGAACGTGCCCTTCTTCTTCGAGATCGGGTCCTTCCAGAATGTCGACGGGCAGATCGTCCATGGCGACATCGCCCGCTATTTCGCCGGCGACCCGACCGCCGGCATCCTGTCCGGCGCCTTCCTGTTCAAGATGTTCGGCCTGCCGGCCGCGGCCATCGCCATGTGGCATGCCGCCAAGCCGGAGAACCGGGTGCGCGTCGGCGGCATCATGATCTCCGCCGCGCTCACCTCCTTCCTGACCGGCATCACGGAACCGATCGAATTCTCGTTCCTGTTCCTGGCGCCGGTGCTGTACCTGATCCACGCCGTGCTGGCGGCGACCTCGCAGTTCATCATGAACTCGCTGGGCGCCCATATGGGCTTCACCTTCTCGCAGGGCGGCATCGACTTCGTGCTGTTCAACGTGCTCAGCCCCTATTCGCAGAAATGGTGGCTGGTGCTGATCCTTGGTCCGGCCTATGCGGCGATCTACTATGTGGTGTTCCGCTACACCATCCAGGCACTGAACCTGAAGACCCCCGGCCGCGAGGATGCGACGGAGGGCGGCGCCATGGCGGCCACCGGCAGCGAGCGGGCGCGCGATCTGGTTCTCGCCTTCGGCGGGCGCGGCAACATCTCCAACCTGGACGCCTGCATCACCCGCCTGCGCGTGGTGGTCCGGGATCCGGCCCGCGTCGACGAGGGCAAGCTGCGCGGCATGGGGGCCTCCGGCATCCTGCGGGTGCGCGACAGCGTTCAGGCGGTGTTCGGCACCCTGTCGGAGAACCTGAAGACCGAGATGCAGGAGTATCTGCGCTCCGCCGGCGTGGAAGCTGACGGTCCGGCCGCCGTCGTGGCGCCTGTCTCGGTCAAGCCTGTCTCCGTTCCGGCCGCGGCACCGCTGCCGACCGACCGCGCCGCCCGCATCGCCGAGGCGCTGGGCGGGGCCGGCAACATCAAGACGCTTGCCGCCTTCGCCACCACCCGTCTGCGGATCGAACTGGCCGATGCCGGCAAGGCGAATGCCGAGGCGCTGAAAAGGGCCGGCGTCCGTGCCGTGATGGAGATGCCCCCCAACGGCCTCGACCTGATCGTCGGCAACGACGCCGACGCGCTCGCCGGGGCGCTGACCGAACTGCTGGCGGGCGGGCGCCGCGCCGCCGAATAG